From the genome of Nicotiana tabacum cultivar K326 chromosome 2, ASM71507v2, whole genome shotgun sequence:
TGCAAGCATGTTATTCCTTTTGATTCAAGTGTTCACTTATTCCCTGTACAAAGTGATAATGATGTGATAAATCAAAAGGAAATATGTTAGCTTAATTGGAAGCTTGAGAATATGTGACTGATTGTACTTGGCCAGATATTGTATATGTGacaagcgcaaaacacacacttaaattgtgctcactggtcaaagatagtatagtataatatcgtgtctacagggattggatttaaatagtagtCTCGTAGTTTTTAGCTTGATTGCTATTCAggaggatcaacagttgagatttatatgactAAGAATCTAAAATCTACATGTATTACCTAGTGACTATCGAAATAAGGAATAAACAATTAAAGTTATCGGTGGGACAGGATAGGGTTTTGACGGaataagtgcaagataattgttcggggtCTAACTCTATATAATTCACTtccaatgttcaagtgagtctctcgaattcactctattattagttcaaacgtttagcaaaaactcctctctcgattaagtcttaacctcacaagatgaaccaatttaagcactgtgaagatatgcaataATGCGTAGTGGATCAAtactgtgaagatatgcaataATGCGTAGTGGATCaatctttaggaaaacctctttcgattattttcCTAAccaggtttaatcaatgattcaactagcctctttcgattacttagaagaatctatgaactcaaccaacaatataatgcaaagatatcacaagttataccTCTCttgattacatgaactagtgaatatagatgcaataattaaatcttccaaaacgattcaaatacataagaatagagttataatccacaaacaatcatcaatacaccaaatccatcaaattaAAACCCAaaaggaactactccatagacatggagaagttctttacaaatataactaaagtataggaaaacataaattcaatccaaacctggatcttgagtgaggaaggaatgatgaaatccttgtgcttgtattCTTCCAACTcatccttagcctccttaggtcgaaattatgtcaaaagtcctaAAAATGTTATTTTTCGTGTATTTAAGACCCCCCACCCCAATAATCTCCGGACGAAACTACCCTTTTAGCGGAAATGGGAAGATACTCTAACATTTTTGTGCTACTGCGCCGCGACATGCAACACGCTCGTGGGCAATTCCAGTACGATTTGCAAATCACTTTCTGGGTGTAATTTGCACTGCCGCACCGCACTGGGCGACGCGGCGTGCGTCCCATTAGTGGTATTTTCCAGCAACTTTCAATTTGCACAAAATTGACCAAAAACCTTTGTCCCCCACGTATGCAGGCATGCTAATTAGATGTGACTCTTTAATGCTTTGTCCCCAAGAATGCCCTCTTTAATGCTTTTTGCCTAATTTTCCATTATCTCTTTCATTTCTCAATTATTTGTGCTTATCTTCTAATATTAGCTTTAATCCTTTGCATTATGTATTTTTTCACTAGCACCTTATTAGCCACATTAGCTTGCACCATAATTTCATCCAGTTTTTATGCATACTCAATTTTCGACCCCGACTTAATCCTTTAGTcctttactcagacttcaaagctccaaataactCGAATTAGCTCCGTAAAATCTAAACAACTCGGGATCACTCTTACACGGTATAAAATacataataagtgcaaaataatactaattaaagctcaacgtaagtaaagtgcagtaaattagagtgcaataagcaactaaaatacgggattatagcctaccatcaacaccccacatttaatcattgctcgtcctcaagcaatcaaactacaattcacatagacacgacctttttaaaaaACTCTCTTAACccatcacaccaagaataataGAACAGATTAAGCACATTATAGTAACAACCTcgcctcaagagttgactcaacaacACCACGCATTTTTCACAACCTGCTCACTTATTCTAACACaaaggtcaatgacattacctttccttcgtgaatcaagtgccctcacacaacaatagagagtagttccacacacaataaagtttaagaacaattaggaactcaagatacgAAGAATTTActctctcagaaacaacattcatgtgccacaaaagacgtaccataagcttgcccataatgtaatactctactaattgagctcattcagtcaaggatcaagtagaaatttatttggttgtaatgtaagttGTGGGATGGGtaagatatatttggatataagcATGACTACACCTCCttaagtactttaatacataaAATCGGTTGTTCAAAATTCCACACTTTTGTCAAATCATAACTCCATATTTACGTCAATATATGTCAACTCCCCACTTCTTTAAGCACACATACATCAAAAAttaccactatcaatgaatatTTACACAACAAtgcaactatatatttttttcaattcacGTGACTcttattaatttttaatttttttaaaacagtgcacatttctccttatttcattagttccactcaaaagccaaccaacaccccacactttaacttttacaaagttcataacaatttcaaatgctcacgagaggtaaaatggttaaggcttgtaatgtggttgccaaagaagcaggattacaggctcaaaggggttaactaagatacataacaattatgTAGGAGcaacatataactggctcaataaagaaacgcctatatcacttccaagactgaataaaactactattttcgctttgcaaacatacggggcaagttctagacatcaaatataATGCACATAATACACAAAATctctcacacacatggcacataactcactcaggattggactcatcaagacactctaatcaaagtaattaagcaaagttaagatcatacaatttaaggtgcttatacaagagtcaaaaattgagcctaagtgtcacaactaaagcacttactattctcaaggcataataaagtcaagagatattgctttcagTTAAAATCACAATACAAGatctcctactcctaaaaaaataaaaactaactatacccgattcaaacaaaacccttggaaaagaaccgcgacacaaagaaaaaccaaggggggattattatactacctaaagaaaataatatatatatttttttcttcgaacttaaaaatttcaatcaaaagaaatgaaaacaagcacaagaaacaaaaacaaacagttatttacatatttatatcctcaccccacactttaaattgtggtatgtccccatgacacacaaataaaaagcaagagaTAAAGAAAACTCCCTGGACTTTTTCCGTTTCCGAGAATTtgtgaactccacccctaattttgaatgcatttttcactTTCGCTCCTCGGGATTCTTTATTGAGCTCATCATGCCAAAGTCCTTTAAGGATACTTGCAAGACCcgctattttctttctttcttggcctCATTTTGAGCGGTGGATTGTTCTTGTAAGATTATCTTCAAATTATTTCTACATTCATTCACAAGATCAATCCCTGCATATTCCTGTAAATCCcaaaaaataaaatccacatgatcacggttagaataagaaaatgaagaagaaaggtcaTGTGAGTGTTCCTCTGATAAGTCCAAGACCATCTGTTCCTCATTCTCTTCTACTAAAAATTATAAATGTGGATATGTggatggggggagggggggttgaactcttcttctatTGATTTATAATCAATCAAAGCCTCATTTTTAATCATCTCAGTTGAAACATAGTCCTCTTATAGAGTAGAAAACTCGCTCTGTAGATGTTCATCATCTCGGGTAGGCTTATTCTCACCGGATATTTCCTCTatatattcaccatcacaatGCAATGAGCTTTCTAAAAGTGTACTTATTATTTTTGCATTGTTAGATTGTTAATGGATTCATCATCTTGTGTAAATCTCTCTTCCAccttatttatgaacttatacataagctcttctaaactatcattctcctcttgaggtggttgtctcacttcactttcattccagtcataataagtgtattcatcccaaccagagtcaGAATTGTACCCATATGAATCCTTATAACTGTATGGACTAGAGGCAAAGTGAGAGTgttcaaaagatgaaccataggaagAATACCTACCTGCTTGACAATAAATCCATAGATGATTTCCAccgcatttaaaacacatagcGGACCGCTGCCAATGTTCAGCTGCTAACTCTTCAACTATTTTCTTATGCTGGTTGTACTTCAtcttcacatcattttgagttcaaTAACAAGAATATGCTCTTCAAGATTTCTTCAACAAAAAAATCTTGAAGAGAAGTTAACcaaacaaactaaaaataaaagaaaaaatttaaaagcTAATTCCTAAATTAGCATTACAAACTACTTCAAACACCATTGATTGTCAATCCCTGGCAACGACGctaaaatttgacgagcgcaaaacacacacttaaattgtgctcgctagtcaaagattgTATACTATAActatcgtatccacaaggattggagttaaacagtattatcgtagtttgtaacTAGATTGCTATCTAGGAGAATCAACAATCAAGATTTATATGACTAAGAATCTAAAATCTACAGGTATTGATTTGTGACTATCGAAATAAGGAATAAACAGTTAAGGTTATCGGTGGGAGAGGATAGGATTTTGATGGAATAAGTGCAAGATAGTTGTTCGGGATCTAACTTTATATAATTCACTttcaatgttcaagtgagtctatcgaattcacttaattatcagttcAGACATTTAGCAAAAACTCCTTActcgattaagtttcaacctcacaatatgaaccaaattaagctctgtgaagatatgcaagaatacgTAGTGGATCGTTCTTTAGAAAAACCTCTTtcaattattctcctaactagatttaatcaatgattcaactagcctctttcgattacttagaagaatctatgaactcaaccaacaatatagtgcaaggatatcacaagttatgcctctttcgattacaagaacaagtgaatatagatgtaacaattaaatcttcTAAAagcgattcaaatacataaaatagaGCTATAAtctacaaacaatcatcaatacaccaaatccatcaaattaaaacccaaaaggatctacttcatagacatggagaagttcttcacaaatataacaaaaatataggaaaacataaattcaatccaaatccgaatcttgagtgaggaaggaatgatgaaatccttgtgcttgtgttcttccaactcctccttatcCTCCTTGGTCTCCTTAGGTCGAAATCTATCCCAAAGTTCCGAAAATGATATTTTTCCGTGTATTTAAGACACCCCCCAATAATCCCCAGACGAAAATACCCCTTTTAGCGGAAATGAGAAGATACTCTAACATTTTTGTACTACCGCACCACATGCCGCGCAGCAACATGCGACGTGCTTGTGGGCAATTCCAATATGATTTGCAAATCACTTTCTGGGCATAATTTTGCACTGTCGCACCGCACTGGGCGACGCAGCGTGCGTCGCGTTAGTGACATTTTCCAGCAACTTTCAATTTGCACAAAATTGGCCAAAAATCCTTTGTCCCCCatgtaggggtgggcataaaatccgaaaaccGAATTTCGAAccgaaccgaattaatttggtatttcggtttcggttttttcGGCATTTCGATATACTTCGGTACAGAAATTTTGGTATTTCAATATTTcgatatttcggtacggtattcggtattgagtttttgatatttcggtataccgaaatatttAAGTCCAAGCCCACCTATATTTCTCTTTTCCAGCCCAATAAGCCTAAGCCCAATACCCCAAGTCCCCTAAATCCTAATTCCCTAATCCCTTAGCGGGCCTAGCAACCTTCTTAGGCTTAGAGACTTACGGACAGTAGTTTGAGAATTTAAAGAATCACTATTTTGGGGGAATATACACCATCAATTCCATTTTTCTTCTCTGATTTGGCAATCAAAACAGTGTCACCGAACTAATTATTCTTGAAATAATGGCTTTGAGTTTTCCTTTGAGTAGTTGAATTCTCAGCAGAAGTCATAAGATATGTTAGGCAATAGGCAATTAGGCATAGCATAATCTTGGGAGATTTGAAAGATTTTGGTATAATACCGAAACCGTATCGaaccaaataagaaaaatatcGAACCATACCGAACTACTTTGGTGCGGTATTTGGTATGCATAATTAATATACCGAATATTGAAATACCGAACCGTAATTATTAAATATCGTATCGaaataccgaatgcccacccctaccCCATGTATGGAGACATGCTAATTAGATGTGACTTTAAAGCGTTGTCCCCTTAGAATGTTGACTTTAATGCTTTTTGCCTAACTTTGCATTATCTATTTTCTTTCCCAATTATTTGTGTTTGTCTTCTAATATTAGCTTTAATTCTTTGCATTATGCATTTTTTCACTAGCACCTCATTAGTCACATTAGCTTGCACTATAATTTTATTCTGTTTCTATGCATACTCAGTTTTCGACCCCAAActcgatcccgacttaatcccttgggcctttactcatacttcaaagctccaaatagctcgaattagctccataaAATAAACAATTCGGGATCACTCGTACACGGCATAGAATACATCATAAGTGAAAAATACTACTAATTAAAGCTTAATATAAGTAAAGTGCaatgaattagagtgcaataagcgactaaaatacgggattatagcctaccatcaatatgcAGTAGGAGTGATTGGTAGGCTTACAAGCAAGCCAGGTAATGAATATTGGCATGCCATAACAAGAGTTATGAGGTATTTACTTGGCACAAAAATCTATgacttattttataaaaatattctaTTGTACCCGAAGACTTTTATGGTgcatactgtaatactatatctGGTGATTCTTGTTCTACTACAGGTTATATTTTTACTTTGGGAGGTGGTGTTATTTGTTGCAAATCAAAAGGCATACAATAATTGCTAACCCTACCATGTAGGCTGAACTAATTGTTTTAGCTTCAGCTAGTGAGGAAGCGAAGTGGTTGAGAGATTGACTATGTCAAATTCCTTATTATGAAAAACCAATTCCTCCTGTTTCAATTCATTGTGATAACAATGCTATTGGTAGAGTATAAAACCGTTATTAAAATGGTAAATCCAGACCTATAAGGAGAAAAATATAAGATCCACTAACCAAGGTCTTGGCAACAGAAAGAATTTGGAGCACATAGAGGGGGATGAGATTGTATCCCATAAATCCGTAAGTCATATATGAGAAAACCCAACTTGGAGACTAGAGATCCTATAACCAGGTTCAATGGGAAGAACGAATTATATGATGGCTTGGTTTGAAATGCACTATTATAGTATTTGTTATTGTTCCATCCCTATGGGGTGGGTGCATTTATCCTGTAACGATTGAAAATTTGTAGCTCGTATGAGTAGGTTGTTAGAGTTACAGGAGCACCCTTGACAGATTTCACCTATATGGGTATGGAAGTAGGTAGCTTCCAATGAGAATTGGGCTTATTCTAAAAAAACACTCATGAAAATCGGGATAACACAAAGCTGTAATGTGCTGACTAATAAAGCTCTTGTCAACACCTTGATTATTATGTATAAGTAGTGAtactttatttttctaaaacaatCATAGTTCAAGTTTGAGACCACTGCTGACGTTGGAGTAGAGATCGTTGTTTTACTAAGTGGAGGTTTAATGCAGAGCACACCTTCATTTTGCATAATAGTCCCCCTTCAATCGGTAAACtctcttattttaatattaaaatgagTGGGGGAATGTTGGTGTTAGtgcattttaatatttaaattataatattaaaatgcATTATTTCTTGTGAGATAGTGGTTATAAATTGGTAAGAAAGTGATCATTACCTTGGTGTCATTATTTCTAGTGCCATGATCTACCACTAATTACCCGCTAAAGATTAAATTTTGTAACCACCAATCATGTTCTAAAATTTTATTATCCCACTACCTTATTATTTATTTCATGAAAGATATTCTACACCTATAAATAGTGGTATTTCTTCCTTGTGTCTGGAATGGGATAATTTGGTAGTGTGTATGAAAAAAGTGAACTTGGTGTAATGAAAAAGAGAgttaagaaaaagagaaaatctaAGTCTCCAACTTATTCTCGACAAAAgagaatattatttatgttgcaggAAAATGTTTATTTTGGTAGAGTTTTGGACTCAACAATTTGTCTAGAGTTAGTTCGAGCCATACGATGTTGTCAGACTATTGTATCCTGAAGGAGACAAATCAAGAGTATTACTGCTAACCGTTGAAGATGCTACCACAATGGACTTGAATTTATCCCgaagaatatttatttaattttctttatcTTATTTTTCAAGTGTAAATAATTGTAATTTCACGAACAAGGAGTATCAAATAAAGTGAAaggggaaaaagggaaaaaaaactaaaaagcaaGGCGTTTGGGCCGAATTCTGAGCGTTGGTCGATAAATACATTCTAACCACCGTATGTCCATTTGAGACAACTGAGAGCTGAAGAAAGCTGAAAGCCATGGCAACTTCACTGGCAGCGATGACGGCGCGTCGAGCCGCAACCTTCACGCGCTTCCCCATCTCAAGCTCTACGGCTCAAGCAGCTTCTCTTTCTCAGCGCCGCGGCCTTGCCGGCGCTGCTGGTACTAATCTCTCATATCCTCTCTTTCCAAAATATTTTAGATCGATTTAATAATTTCTCTTATGTGGCTCTGTACCTATGGATGAATTAAAAGTAAAAATGCTGATACCTGAATGTATTGTACCACTTATGTGTATGTATGTGTGATGGTGACTGATAATATTGAAAAAATGGATGTATTTTCAGATCATCACGGGCCACCTAAGGTCAATTGCTGGAAAGAACCTATGAATCCTGCACAATGGAAAGAAGAACATGTGAGTTCTCTAATTTGATGCTTTAGTTCTAGGGTacattttttgttattttgtgtTCATCAGGAGTAAAGTATCTGGAGCTTAATAAACTAATGATTGTGCAAGTTTGGTGTTTTTAACATGGTTATTGGTtggtttgaaaataaaataaaaaatacagaGTTCAAACCTATCTTCCTATTTGCCTAAATCATCACTAGATATTTGTGCCAAATGTCTTCTTAGTAGAGATGAAGAAAAAATGTAATTCCAGAAGATAAAGAGTAATATTCTATTACTCTTAGCTGACAATTGTAGTTCACAGAATCAGTTGTCTCTTTTTTGTTGCTCAATAGGACATGCTTTCGAGGCTTTTGATATTTGTTGAAATGTCAAATTTATATGTCTGGAACTTGCAGTTTGTGATTGTATCTTTGTCTGGATGGGGCTTGCTTTTCTACGGTGGATACAAGCTCTTCACTGGAGGCAAGAAGAACAAAGAAGAGGTACTCACGCGTTCCTTCGAAATCCTGAACACTGATTGGTACTTTtacatttcagtttttacaaCTCTTCCAAGAATTGGAGATAATCAAATCTCCTGTAGGAGTAATGTTGCTTCCAATCACACTGACCTGTTCAATTTGCAAATGGTAGAGCTTTTTATGCCCAGTTCATTAAAAACTGATTAAGAAATAGATGAAGTCATAGACTGTAGTAGCTTACTTTCCTATACTTATGTGGAGCTATAATCTGGGCATTATTGATTGAAGACCATATATGGAAATCTCATAGCGTCGGATGGGATGATAACAATCATGAGTTATTTATGCATTATTATTTGAATAACCATACCTTAGAATCTATTAATAAGTAGTTTGTAAACATTGGAACTGTTCATCCAGGGGTTGAGGAAAACAAAACAGAATCCTGCATTTTCTTGTTTAGTGCTTCCTGAAAGCAGTGACCTTAGATTCTCTTTTTTCCCCTGATGATGGTGGTGTACTGGCCAGCATAGATGTTATTGTAATTTTTTCTATAAGGTAGATATTATTGTCATTTTTAAGTTAAATTtgtttctctcaactttcatctCAGTTCTCAGAAAGTAAATTAGTCCTGTTTGACTTTGATTCTCTTTTAAAACGGTGCTTCTTAAGGAATCGCTTTCAGCTAATGCATTAAAAAAAGGGAACAAAAAGGAAGACTTGTGGTTGAATGATCATTCTAGTTTGAATTTCAGTTATTAACTGAACGAGAACAGAAGGAGCTCTCTATCCAATTACTTCTTGCAAATACTAACAGTGTGGACCAGTAGCAAAAAAAGATTAAGGGCCGTTTAGGAACAACTTTAGAATTTGAAACGTTGCCTTGGTgtatttgtttttaatttttgaaaaaaattccaaaaaagcaGTGTTTCTATGAATTACTAAATAGGTGCTTTCCAGTTTCTGTTGTTCATTAGTGAAATACGTGTCTTGCTAATGCTTTACTCAATTAGTGATCAATCTTTTAGTAGAGCTTATGAGTAATGACTAATATCAAatgtctctctttttcttttaatcagttGATCACTAACATCAAATTTAATCAAGTTTAATGCAAGAAGTTTACGGATCATagctaagttgctccgacaccgcagtttaggtgccgcacccgtgtcgacgcgacactagtatgggtgtgggtatgaGATTTGTACCGAATCTGGTCAAACagttttgggtactttgaccacgatGGACGGAAAAATTCGAGAAGAGaatacaatttgattcccgaaatcagaaccaaaaatagggtaaatttgaagaaaatagcgtaccttatctaggaaatcaatcctttacttatctacaacttgggaataaaaaagaaatccacactttacaagccatacgtaagtattccacaaaatttctcataatttagagattttttttttgaattatttttagccggatccccgcacccgtatccgtacTAAGATCCGAATCCACGAATCTTAGAATTTGCATCTCGAAGGATCCAACTTCTAGATCCACACCCGTGTCTTAACAACTTAGGACCATAGTGGGAAGAGAGAAAGCCCCACCTTGAGAAGTATAAATAGAAGTTAGGACTAAAGAAAGTGACAGCAGTTTGTGAGCTTCCATTTGCCATTTCTTTCAAAGTTATTCAATCCAAGTGTGGTTAGGGAAAAGAGAGGAACGATAGGGAGGTTTCAGTTTGCAGGAAAGAAAAGTAAAAGTTAACAGAGTTCAAATTATGATTCTTATTCAAGCAATTAGCTAAAATACTcttgttgtagatcatgtttcCTATTCAAGTAATCACTTTTTTTATTTTGCTCAGACCCTATTATTGAGTTTCCAAGCGCAGTTGATTCGATAAGGTTATGgaaaacaatttctgaaaatgCGTGAGATGCCACTAGGCCCGACTTGGTTGAATTGGGGTTTCCTTGGTTGGTACTGTGAAATAAGATTATAAGATGTGACTGGAAATCCTATCTTGTGGAAAATGAATTATTACTTTTGGTTAATGAATATACCAAATAAActgaagaaaagttgaagaacaATGTTGCATTCTAGATGAGTTTGTACTTGACTACTTGTATAGCGAAGATATAACTGAAGTCACAATTTATGATAGATAATTGCGTAGGGGCAAAATTTCATCATATAATGCTAAAAACGACTTAGATTACCGCTGTTGTATTTCATGAAGCATTATTTACTAGATGTAGAGTCTAAGATATAATTTAACTTGGTAGTttgattattttaaaaaataaaacttacggcaaatttcatttttgttttgtttactgAATTTTAATTCTTGATACTTGTGAAAGGTGTATAAAGTAGTGCTATTAGCAGAATGTTGTTGGAATGGCCCAAAATAGAATGAGTGTTATAAATTGGGATTGGGAGACTAACTTTCTTTTGGGGTGTGGGGGAGTTATTACTAGAAATAGTGGCGTCTTGGTCTTTGTGAAAGTGATTATATGTTGAAAAGTAATCATTTCATTTGTGTATCCTTCTTTCTTGCCCAGGAAGCGGCGCCTTCTTTAATCGTGATTAATGACAATTATATGCTATTTATTTcttatattttcagaaattggTTCAAGCGGCACAGTAAGGTGTGAATTTCAAGGCATTATCCCAAGTCTGGGAATTTTTCAAGTCCCAGGTCCGAGGGTTTCTCTCTAATAATCCAATTGGTGGACATGACATAagttcctttcttttctttatattGGTATCTTCTTATTGTTACAAATGACAATGAGAGTTTTTGAGCCAGTAAGTCGCGGACAAAATTGGTTGTATCACCATTATGAGTTCAGTATCTCCTTATATTATCAAAATATGTGGAGTGGTTTCTGCCCATTTGCTTCTCTTTGCTATCTTCATCTTGCCTATGCATTGTCTGAAATTCTGTATATCCATTTCAAGATCCCATAGCCTAAATATCATGAAAATTTTGAACATCCACTGATCTGGAGGCATTGCCAATCGTAAACAAATTACAAAGTAGTATCATTGGGATTTAACTACTCAACATGTCCTTAGACTACAGATACAGAGTAATATGTTCAATGACAATGATGAGACATTCGTTAGGGTTCTTGTTTAGATTTGTATTCTCATCACTTACTAGTCTACAGTACGAGAGCCTAATTTACTCAGGAAATGTCTATCCTTCGTCATCCAAAACCATCGCTCTAAAAGTTAAATGCCTCGATTTTGTTTCTTTACACGAGGAGGCGTGTTTCCTTTCTTTTACCCTATTTTATCCATGGTTATGCTTTTCTGGTGTTCCTTTTCCAATATCTAATTAGGAGGAATGAGTTCCTTTTTTGTGTGTTTATGTTGGGAGGGTGGGAGGGTGGGT
Proteins encoded in this window:
- the LOC107776455 gene encoding uncharacterized protein LOC107776455 encodes the protein MATSLAAMTARRAATFTRFPISSSTAQAASLSQRRGLAGAADHHGPPKVNCWKEPMNPAQWKEEHFVIVSLSGWGLLFYGGYKLFTGGKKNKEEKLVQAAQ